A window from Corynebacterium urealyticum DSM 7109 encodes these proteins:
- the rpsP gene encoding 30S ribosomal protein S16, with amino-acid sequence MAVKIKLQRVGKIRTPQYRVVVQDARARRGGAVIENLGIYQPANQPSIIDINSERAQYWIGVGAQPTDTALALLKLTGDWQKAKGLEGGENTVKPQPEKKSKLDIFNEALAEAAEGPTAEAITEKRRKAKEEAEAKAAAEAEAAEKAEAEAAEKAAAEAAEESEEASAE; translated from the coding sequence ATGGCTGTCAAGATCAAGCTTCAGCGCGTTGGTAAGATCCGCACCCCGCAGTACCGCGTGGTCGTCCAGGACGCTCGTGCCCGCCGCGGCGGTGCCGTCATCGAGAATCTGGGTATCTACCAGCCGGCAAACCAGCCTTCCATCATCGACATCAACTCCGAGCGTGCTCAGTACTGGATCGGCGTTGGCGCTCAGCCGACCGACACCGCACTGGCACTGCTGAAGCTGACCGGTGACTGGCAGAAGGCTAAGGGCCTCGAGGGCGGCGAGAACACCGTGAAGCCGCAGCCGGAGAAGAAGTCCAAGCTGGATATCTTCAACGAGGCACTGGCTGAGGCTGCCGAGGGCCCGACCGCGGAGGCCATCACCGAGAAGCGTCGCAAGGCGAAGGAAGAGGCCGAGGCTAAGGCTGCTGCTGAGGCAGAGGCCGCCGAGAAGGCAGAGGCTGAGGCTGCTGAGAAGGCTGCGGCTGAGGCTGCAGAGGAGTCCGAGGAGGCTTCCGCCGAGTAA
- the gdhA gene encoding NADP-specific glutamate dehydrogenase, with translation MDVDKTVNQYYEQILKRNAGEPEFHQAVAEVLQSLKYVLHKDEHYAQDGLIERMCEPERQIIFRVPWIDDNGKVQVNRGFRVQFNSVLGPYKGGLRFHPSVNLGIIKFLGFEQIFKNSLTGLPIGGGKGGSDFDPKGRSDHEIMRFCQSFMTELHRHIGKDTDVPAGDIGVGGREIGYLFGQFRRMNNRHESGVLTGKGLNWGGSLVRTEATGYGAVYFVQEMMMAEKERLNGARVIVSGSGNVAIYAMEKAQELGATVVAFSDSSGYVSTPDGVDLELLHQVKEVERGRVSDYAKRIDGVTFHEKGNIWEVEADVALPCATQNELDGESAVILADNGCRYVAEGANMPSTPEAITVFRKRGIHFGPGKAANAGGVATSALEMQQNASRDSWSFEYTDKRLRDIMHRIFRTAQRAAAEFDAEGDYVIGANIAGFRKVADAMLAQGVI, from the coding sequence GTGGACGTTGATAAGACCGTCAATCAGTACTACGAACAGATCCTGAAGCGCAATGCAGGCGAACCGGAGTTCCATCAGGCCGTCGCAGAAGTTCTGCAGTCGCTGAAGTATGTTCTGCACAAGGACGAGCACTACGCACAGGATGGGCTCATCGAGCGCATGTGCGAGCCAGAGCGCCAGATCATCTTCCGCGTGCCCTGGATCGACGACAACGGCAAGGTTCAGGTCAACCGCGGCTTCCGCGTGCAGTTCAACTCCGTGCTGGGTCCTTACAAGGGCGGTCTGCGTTTCCACCCCTCCGTGAACCTGGGCATCATCAAGTTCCTCGGTTTCGAACAGATCTTCAAGAACTCCCTGACCGGCCTGCCAATCGGCGGCGGCAAGGGCGGCTCCGACTTCGACCCGAAGGGTCGCTCCGACCACGAGATCATGCGCTTCTGCCAGTCCTTCATGACCGAGCTGCACCGCCACATCGGTAAGGACACGGACGTCCCAGCGGGCGACATCGGCGTGGGTGGCCGCGAGATCGGCTACCTCTTTGGCCAGTTCCGCCGCATGAACAACCGCCACGAATCCGGCGTGCTGACCGGCAAGGGCCTGAACTGGGGTGGTTCCCTGGTCCGCACGGAGGCCACCGGCTACGGCGCGGTCTACTTCGTCCAGGAAATGATGATGGCCGAAAAGGAACGCCTCAACGGCGCCCGCGTCATCGTCTCCGGCTCCGGTAACGTCGCGATCTACGCGATGGAGAAGGCTCAGGAGCTCGGCGCCACCGTCGTGGCCTTCTCTGACTCTTCCGGCTACGTCTCCACCCCGGATGGCGTGGATCTCGAGCTGCTGCACCAGGTCAAGGAGGTTGAGCGCGGCCGCGTGTCCGACTATGCCAAGCGCATCGACGGCGTGACCTTCCACGAGAAGGGCAATATCTGGGAAGTCGAGGCTGACGTCGCTCTGCCATGTGCCACCCAGAACGAGCTCGATGGCGAGTCCGCGGTCATCCTGGCCGACAATGGTTGCCGCTACGTGGCAGAGGGTGCGAACATGCCGAGCACCCCGGAGGCCATCACCGTCTTCCGCAAGCGCGGGATCCACTTCGGCCCGGGCAAGGCGGCCAACGCAGGTGGCGTGGCAACCTCCGCCCTGGAGATGCAGCAGAACGCCTCCCGTGACTCCTGGTCCTTCGAGTACACGGACAAGCGCTTGCGGGACATCATGCACCGAATCTTCCGCACCGCTCAGCGTGCGGCTGCCGAGTTCGATGCCGAGGGCGATTACGTCATCGGCGCCAACATTGCGGGCTTCCGCAAGGTGGCAGATGCAATGCTGGCGCAGGGAGTGATTTAA
- the rimM gene encoding ribosome maturation factor RimM (Essential for efficient processing of 16S rRNA): MPDLQIGRVIKPHGVKGEVVVDPSTDHVPERFAIGEALRAVQTGKERQLTVTGMRRHQNRLLVTFEEIRDRDEAESLRGARFMAAPLHDDSDDGYYDHELIGLRVLNVGSVDADTANRRAYEGEQPEPVDIGEVTGVSHGPAGATLEVAVDADADLPTAGSTILIPFKLAIVPIVDLDNEALVVTPPEGLLELA, from the coding sequence ATGCCAGATTTGCAGATTGGTCGAGTCATCAAGCCCCACGGCGTGAAGGGGGAGGTCGTGGTGGATCCGTCGACCGACCACGTGCCGGAGCGCTTCGCCATTGGCGAGGCGCTTCGCGCCGTTCAAACGGGTAAAGAACGCCAGCTCACGGTCACGGGGATGCGCCGCCACCAGAACCGCCTCCTCGTCACTTTTGAGGAGATCCGGGACCGCGACGAGGCCGAGTCCCTGCGAGGGGCCCGCTTCATGGCAGCGCCGCTTCACGATGACTCCGACGACGGCTACTACGATCACGAGCTCATCGGCCTTCGGGTGCTCAACGTTGGGTCCGTGGATGCCGATACCGCCAATCGCCGCGCCTACGAGGGGGAGCAGCCCGAGCCGGTGGACATTGGTGAGGTCACCGGGGTCAGCCACGGCCCTGCTGGAGCAACCCTCGAGGTCGCAGTGGACGCCGATGCAGACCTGCCCACCGCGGGCAGCACGATCCTCATCCCTTTCAAGCTCGCGATCGTGCCCATCGTGGATCTCGACAATGAGGCCCTCGTCGTCACCCCACCGGAAGGGCTGCTGGAGCTGGCATGA
- a CDS encoding tRNA (guanine-N1)-methyltransferase: protein MRLDVVTIFPEYLDPLRHALLGKAIESGRLQVGVHDLRQWATDRHKSVDDTPYGGGPGMVMKPSVWGPALDDVIAGTGPAATARDLETSLAHKKARAPRRSCPGGWGRSVV, encoded by the coding sequence ATGAGACTCGACGTTGTCACGATCTTCCCCGAGTACCTCGACCCGCTGCGCCACGCGCTGCTGGGTAAGGCCATCGAATCCGGCCGACTCCAGGTTGGTGTTCACGACCTGCGGCAGTGGGCCACCGATCGGCATAAGTCCGTCGATGACACCCCCTATGGCGGTGGTCCCGGCATGGTGATGAAGCCCAGCGTTTGGGGGCCTGCCCTCGACGACGTCATCGCGGGTACCGGTCCTGCAGCCACCGCTCGCGACCTCGAGACCTCCCTGGCGCACAAAAAAGCTCGCGCCCCTCGACGATCCTGCCCCGGCGGGTGGGGGAGAAGCGTTGTTTGA
- the trmD gene encoding tRNA (guanosine(37)-N1)-methyltransferase TrmD, whose product MFDGDAGHGAVGEAQSRGPVVIVPTPAGTPFTQEMAARWSKEEHLVFACGRYEGIDQRVVDDAARNYRVEEVSIGDYVLIGGEVAVLVMAEAVVRLIPGVLGNQASHEEDSFQDGLLEGPSYTKPRQWRGLDVPEVLFSGNHGLVDRWRREQALLRTQQRRPELIEKLRAAGGLSAADEQVLDAHREA is encoded by the coding sequence TTGTTTGACGGCGACGCCGGGCACGGCGCAGTCGGCGAGGCTCAGTCACGCGGCCCGGTGGTCATCGTCCCCACTCCCGCGGGTACGCCCTTCACGCAGGAGATGGCGGCTCGGTGGTCCAAGGAGGAGCACCTCGTCTTCGCGTGCGGTCGCTACGAGGGGATCGACCAGCGGGTTGTTGATGACGCTGCCCGCAACTACCGCGTTGAGGAGGTCAGCATCGGCGACTATGTGCTCATCGGCGGGGAGGTCGCTGTCCTCGTCATGGCGGAGGCCGTCGTCCGGCTGATTCCCGGTGTGCTGGGCAACCAGGCTAGCCACGAGGAGGATAGCTTCCAGGACGGGCTGCTCGAAGGCCCGAGTTATACCAAGCCACGGCAGTGGCGGGGCCTGGACGTGCCGGAGGTGCTCTTCAGCGGAAACCACGGCCTCGTCGACCGCTGGCGCCGCGAGCAGGCCTTGCTACGGACACAACAACGCCGCCCGGAGCTCATCGAGAAGCTCCGAGCGGCGGGTGGGCTGAGTGCGGCGGACGAGCAGGTGCTCGACGCTCACCGCGAAGCCTAA
- the betT gene encoding choline BCCT transporter BetT has product MKNTDSVKGKGAPEGPSPAAGSVGTTEGNADVAAEPQIVPEVVVGQGDERESEPYTPGEIVEPKANWPVFLLSALGIAIIVAWATIAPDNAYDTLGSTTGWIANNLGWFYILTATICVVFVLGVALSRAGSIRLGPDHARPEYRLFSWSAMLFAAGIGVDLMFFAVAEPVTQYYAPPVGAGETREAAENAVVYALFHYGVTGWAMYALMGMAFGYYAYRLNMPLAIRSALYPLIGKRIHGPVGNAVDIAAMLGTVFGIATSLGIGVVQLNYGLKLLFGWEEGPTVQMALVIAAVGVATLSAVSGVDKGIKRLSEFNVILAIALAAYIVISGQTAFLFDALIMNVGDYVTQLPSMSMDTYAFSETPEETKEWLGAWTLFFWAWWVAWAPFVGLFLARISRGRTLRQFVFGVLTVPFLFILGWMSFFGNTALSRVIGGDSAFGEAAVAEPQRGFYDLLASSPGATFLVGLSTMVGLLLYITSADSGALVMSNFTSRVTDSRQDGPVWSRIFWAVLVGVLTIVLLQINGVETVQNATVVMGLPFAIVMYFIMLGLIRSLKLETIHNEARSVSIHAAMSGRSSGEKEKGAWLRRLSRASTWPAAKDAQKFMSETARPALQDVAEQFNSRGLNATLVSAKVPGIDVKQLDLTVTFDEEQSFRYQIYPVELPVPTFTRSTSDGSVYYRLEVFDLMGSMGFDVYGYTQEQIKDNIMDLYERHLEFIHIQRNLPGTSDHSDGAEPVRAWTDDPGLAVDAEDK; this is encoded by the coding sequence ATGAAGAACACAGATTCAGTAAAAGGGAAGGGAGCTCCTGAGGGCCCGTCGCCCGCTGCGGGCTCGGTCGGCACGACCGAAGGAAACGCCGACGTGGCCGCTGAACCACAGATCGTTCCCGAGGTCGTCGTAGGTCAGGGAGACGAACGGGAATCCGAGCCGTACACCCCGGGCGAGATCGTGGAACCCAAGGCGAACTGGCCGGTGTTCCTCCTCTCGGCGTTGGGGATCGCGATCATCGTGGCTTGGGCGACCATCGCACCCGATAACGCCTACGACACCCTGGGCTCCACCACCGGGTGGATTGCCAATAACCTCGGCTGGTTCTACATTCTCACCGCAACGATCTGTGTGGTTTTCGTGCTCGGCGTCGCGCTCTCGAGGGCAGGATCAATCCGCCTCGGCCCGGACCACGCCCGGCCCGAATATCGTCTGTTTTCCTGGTCGGCGATGCTTTTCGCGGCCGGCATCGGCGTGGACCTCATGTTCTTCGCCGTTGCCGAGCCGGTGACGCAGTACTACGCGCCACCAGTCGGGGCAGGGGAGACGCGCGAGGCGGCGGAGAATGCCGTCGTCTACGCGCTTTTCCACTACGGCGTGACCGGCTGGGCCATGTACGCCCTGATGGGTATGGCCTTTGGCTACTACGCTTACCGACTCAATATGCCGCTGGCGATCCGCAGCGCCCTGTACCCGCTGATCGGTAAGCGGATCCACGGCCCGGTCGGCAACGCGGTCGATATCGCCGCGATGCTGGGCACCGTCTTTGGCATCGCGACCTCGCTGGGCATCGGCGTTGTTCAGCTGAACTACGGCCTCAAGCTCCTTTTCGGTTGGGAGGAGGGCCCGACCGTACAGATGGCGCTCGTCATCGCTGCCGTCGGCGTGGCCACCCTGTCCGCTGTCTCTGGCGTGGATAAGGGCATTAAGCGCCTCTCCGAGTTCAACGTCATCCTCGCCATCGCGTTGGCTGCCTACATCGTGATCTCCGGTCAGACTGCCTTCCTCTTCGACGCACTCATCATGAACGTCGGTGACTACGTCACTCAGCTGCCGAGCATGTCCATGGACACCTATGCCTTCAGCGAGACCCCTGAGGAGACCAAGGAATGGCTGGGCGCCTGGACCCTGTTCTTCTGGGCTTGGTGGGTCGCCTGGGCGCCGTTCGTCGGCCTGTTCCTGGCCCGCATTTCCCGCGGCCGCACTCTGCGCCAGTTCGTGTTCGGTGTCCTGACTGTGCCATTCCTGTTCATCCTGGGCTGGATGAGCTTCTTCGGAAACACCGCACTCAGCCGCGTCATCGGTGGCGATTCGGCCTTTGGTGAGGCTGCGGTGGCCGAACCACAGCGCGGCTTCTACGACCTGCTTGCATCCTCCCCGGGGGCGACCTTCCTGGTCGGCCTGTCCACGATGGTTGGCCTGCTGCTGTACATCACCTCGGCGGACTCCGGTGCACTGGTGATGTCCAACTTCACCTCCCGGGTGACGGACTCCCGCCAGGATGGCCCTGTGTGGTCTCGTATCTTCTGGGCTGTGCTGGTCGGTGTACTCACTATCGTTCTTCTGCAGATCAACGGCGTGGAGACTGTCCAGAACGCCACGGTCGTCATGGGTCTGCCATTCGCGATCGTCATGTACTTCATCATGTTGGGCCTGATCCGCTCCCTGAAGCTGGAGACGATCCACAACGAGGCCCGGAGCGTGTCCATCCATGCCGCCATGTCTGGCCGCAGCTCCGGGGAGAAGGAGAAGGGCGCCTGGCTCCGTCGTCTCTCCCGCGCGTCCACCTGGCCGGCGGCGAAGGATGCTCAGAAGTTCATGTCCGAGACGGCACGCCCTGCTCTGCAGGACGTCGCCGAGCAGTTCAACAGCCGTGGCCTCAACGCCACCCTCGTCTCCGCGAAGGTGCCAGGCATCGACGTCAAGCAGCTGGATCTCACCGTCACCTTCGACGAAGAGCAGAGCTTCCGTTACCAGATCTACCCAGTCGAGCTTCCGGTCCCGACGTTCACCCGCTCCACGAGCGACGGCAGCGTCTATTACCGCCTGGAGGTCTTCGACCTCATGGGCTCTATGGGCTTCGACGTCTACGGTTATACGCAGGAACAGATCAAGGACAACATCATGGATCTGTACGAGCGCCACCTGGAATTCATCCACATCCAGCGCAACCTGCCGGGTACCTCTGACCACTCCGACGGTGCTGAGCCCGTGCGAGCATGGACTGACGACCCGGGCCTTGCGGTAGACGCAGAAGATAAATAA
- a CDS encoding aldehyde dehydrogenase family protein produces the protein MSTEKLFDPAHSPLLKGVHSNDAVASLFIDGQWQPAADGETRTIINPADGSEVGMVSEASEKDTIRAIEVARRTFDAGEWRAVPAVERGKILVKVADLIRENKGEFARAEAADTGKRLPEAEADMDDIADSFDYFGTLAGHAAGRVVDAGDPNVRSRIDTEPVGVCGLITPWNYPLLQVAWKVAPALAAGNTFVLKQAELTPHTAMMLMTVLTEAGVPAGVANLITGAGATAGNPLSTHPDVDMVSFTGGLVTGKIIAKQAAETVKRVALELGGKNPNVIFADADFDAAVDNALNGGFVHSGQVCSAGARIIVEESIHEKFVDELVRRTEAIKLGGPLDEAAETGALISAEHRDKVAAYVDRAREQGADIRTGGKIADEADNNGPHSTGNTDLSKGYFYLPTVIDGATREMDCVYDEAFGPVVTVETFRTEDEAVEIANDTEYGLAGAVWTTDAGKAERVTARLRHGTIWINDFHPYLPQAEWGGMKQSGNGRELGPTGLAEYQEQKHVYHNIAPAVTGWFQG, from the coding sequence ATGAGCACAGAGAAGCTGTTCGACCCAGCACACTCGCCCCTGCTGAAGGGGGTTCACAGCAATGATGCGGTGGCGTCGCTGTTCATCGATGGTCAGTGGCAGCCCGCCGCTGACGGCGAGACCCGCACTATCATCAACCCGGCGGACGGCTCGGAGGTCGGTATGGTCTCCGAGGCGAGCGAGAAGGACACGATCCGTGCGATCGAGGTCGCCCGCCGTACTTTCGATGCAGGTGAGTGGCGCGCCGTTCCTGCCGTGGAGCGCGGCAAGATCCTGGTCAAGGTCGCCGACTTGATCCGCGAGAATAAGGGCGAATTCGCCCGCGCTGAGGCCGCCGACACCGGTAAGCGCCTCCCGGAGGCGGAGGCCGATATGGACGACATTGCGGACTCCTTCGACTACTTCGGCACCCTCGCCGGCCACGCCGCCGGACGCGTGGTCGATGCGGGGGACCCGAACGTCCGCTCTCGCATCGACACCGAGCCCGTCGGCGTGTGTGGTCTGATCACCCCGTGGAACTACCCGCTGCTGCAGGTGGCGTGGAAGGTCGCCCCAGCGCTCGCCGCGGGCAATACCTTCGTCCTCAAGCAGGCGGAGCTCACCCCGCACACCGCGATGATGCTCATGACCGTGCTGACCGAGGCAGGCGTACCGGCCGGTGTCGCGAACCTCATCACCGGCGCTGGCGCTACTGCCGGCAACCCACTGTCCACCCACCCGGACGTGGATATGGTCTCCTTCACCGGTGGCCTGGTGACCGGCAAGATTATCGCCAAGCAGGCGGCGGAGACCGTGAAGCGCGTCGCCCTCGAGCTGGGCGGCAAGAACCCGAACGTCATCTTCGCCGATGCGGACTTCGACGCTGCGGTGGACAACGCCCTCAACGGTGGCTTCGTCCACTCCGGGCAGGTGTGCTCCGCGGGCGCCCGCATCATCGTCGAGGAATCCATCCACGAGAAGTTCGTCGACGAGCTCGTGCGCCGTACTGAGGCCATCAAGTTGGGCGGACCGCTCGACGAGGCCGCTGAGACCGGCGCCCTTATCTCTGCTGAGCACCGCGACAAGGTGGCAGCCTACGTCGATCGCGCCCGTGAGCAGGGCGCGGATATCCGCACGGGTGGCAAGATCGCCGATGAGGCGGACAATAATGGCCCGCACAGCACTGGTAACACCGACCTGTCGAAGGGCTACTTCTACCTGCCTACCGTGATCGACGGCGCCACCCGGGAGATGGACTGCGTGTACGACGAGGCCTTCGGTCCGGTCGTCACGGTGGAGACCTTCCGCACCGAGGATGAGGCTGTGGAGATCGCCAATGACACGGAGTACGGCCTCGCCGGTGCCGTGTGGACCACTGACGCTGGCAAGGCGGAGCGGGTCACCGCGCGCCTGCGTCACGGCACCATTTGGATCAACGACTTCCACCCGTACCTGCCGCAGGCGGAATGGGGCGGTATGAAGCAGTCCGGTAACGGCCGAGAGCTGGGGCCGACCGGGTTGGCCGAGTACCAGGAGCAGAAGCACGTTTACCACAACATCGCGCCTGCGGTGACCGGGTGGTTCCAAGGCTAA
- the betT gene encoding choline BCCT transporter BetT, protein MADSARTAAGSDSPTKQKGAARIRTLLGKPAPAAAKMKKDDAANWPVIIITLVVTVAVAIWAAAAAESFDKIVGGTASWLTGNFGWLYVAVVAITLIFMIWLAASKAGNIRLGPDHSRPQYSLFSWSAMLFAAGIGIGILFYSVAEPLAQYANPPVGPGETEEAMKEAVLWTLFHYGISGWGLYALMGLAFGYYAYRLNMPLAIRSALYPLIGKRIHGPIGDAVDIAALLGTVFGVAASLGIGVVQLNFGLNLVFDLPEGKAMQIALVVLAVAAATLSAVSGVDKGIKRLSEWNVYLAVALLVIVVAGGRTGWLFDSLVKNMGDYLTTLPRWTFETFSYTTTPASTQEWMANWTLFFWAWWVAWAPFVGLFLARISRGRTFRQFIVGTLLVPFLFLALWASFLGNMALDRVVNSGDRDLLEQTVNSPERGFYMVLQGLPWPTLALVLAMIVGLLFFVTSADSGALVMAKFSSRSTDPAADGAVWLRVLWSVAVAVLTVAMLQVDGIGTLQMATLIMGLPFMIVVFLIMAGLVLSVRQEVLQMDSRAVALHGAISGRTDSQHGDWRTRVERVGTWPTAEQSQSFIMDVAKPALKDVTEELMNNGHEATLTTVADEHTGINQLDLFVTFKGDPDFRYQLYPIEERLPKFARRGSHGANYYRVEVFGINGSLGYDVFGYTREQIIANVLDLFERHMEYLHMQRNQPGETDLSAYNTEIPEWQEDFGDHHAD, encoded by the coding sequence ATGGCAGATTCTGCACGTACAGCGGCAGGCAGCGATTCCCCCACCAAGCAAAAGGGTGCTGCCCGCATCCGCACTCTGCTGGGGAAGCCCGCTCCCGCCGCCGCAAAAATGAAGAAGGATGACGCAGCCAACTGGCCCGTCATCATCATCACCCTGGTGGTCACGGTGGCCGTTGCCATCTGGGCAGCCGCCGCGGCAGAGAGCTTCGACAAGATCGTCGGCGGCACGGCCAGCTGGCTGACCGGAAACTTCGGGTGGCTGTACGTTGCCGTCGTGGCGATCACCCTCATCTTCATGATTTGGCTGGCCGCGTCCAAGGCCGGCAATATTCGTCTGGGGCCCGATCACTCCCGCCCGCAGTACTCCCTTTTTTCCTGGTCAGCGATGCTGTTTGCCGCGGGTATCGGCATCGGAATCCTGTTCTACTCCGTCGCCGAGCCGCTGGCGCAGTATGCCAATCCGCCGGTTGGCCCGGGCGAGACCGAGGAAGCCATGAAGGAAGCCGTGCTGTGGACCTTGTTCCACTACGGCATCTCCGGCTGGGGCCTCTATGCCCTGATGGGCCTGGCCTTCGGCTACTACGCCTACCGCCTCAATATGCCACTGGCCATCCGCAGCGCCCTGTACCCGCTGATCGGAAAGCGCATCCACGGACCCATCGGCGATGCGGTCGATATCGCCGCCCTGCTGGGCACCGTCTTCGGTGTGGCCGCCTCGCTGGGCATCGGCGTAGTGCAGCTGAACTTCGGCCTGAACCTCGTCTTTGACCTGCCCGAGGGCAAGGCCATGCAGATCGCGCTGGTGGTGCTGGCCGTCGCCGCGGCCACGCTCTCCGCCGTGTCGGGCGTGGATAAGGGAATTAAGCGACTATCCGAGTGGAACGTCTACCTCGCCGTCGCGCTGCTCGTCATCGTCGTCGCTGGTGGTCGCACCGGCTGGCTCTTTGACTCCCTCGTGAAGAACATGGGTGACTACCTGACCACCCTGCCACGCTGGACCTTCGAGACCTTCTCCTATACGACCACCCCGGCCTCCACCCAAGAGTGGATGGCCAACTGGACCCTGTTCTTCTGGGCCTGGTGGGTGGCCTGGGCGCCGTTTGTGGGGCTGTTCCTGGCCCGCATTTCCCGTGGCCGAACCTTCCGACAGTTCATCGTCGGCACCCTGCTGGTTCCGTTCCTGTTCCTGGCACTGTGGGCATCCTTCCTGGGCAATATGGCCCTGGACCGCGTGGTCAATAGCGGCGATCGCGATCTGTTGGAGCAAACTGTTAACTCACCTGAGCGTGGCTTCTACATGGTGCTGCAGGGCCTGCCGTGGCCGACGCTGGCACTGGTGCTGGCGATGATCGTCGGCCTCCTGTTCTTCGTCACCTCCGCGGACTCGGGTGCCCTGGTCATGGCGAAATTCTCTTCCCGCTCTACCGATCCTGCCGCCGATGGTGCGGTCTGGCTGCGCGTGCTGTGGTCTGTTGCCGTCGCCGTCCTGACGGTTGCGATGTTGCAGGTCGACGGCATTGGCACCCTGCAGATGGCTACGTTGATCATGGGACTGCCATTCATGATCGTGGTCTTCCTCATCATGGCCGGTCTGGTGCTCTCAGTCAGGCAAGAAGTCCTGCAGATGGACTCCCGTGCAGTCGCGCTCCACGGCGCAATTTCTGGGCGCACGGATAGCCAGCACGGGGATTGGCGCACGCGCGTGGAGCGGGTTGGCACGTGGCCGACCGCTGAACAGTCGCAGTCCTTCATCATGGATGTCGCCAAGCCGGCTCTGAAGGACGTTACTGAGGAGCTGATGAACAATGGCCACGAGGCAACGTTGACCACGGTGGCCGATGAGCACACCGGCATCAACCAGCTCGACCTGTTTGTCACCTTCAAGGGCGATCCGGACTTCCGCTACCAGCTCTACCCAATCGAGGAGCGCCTGCCGAAGTTCGCCCGCCGCGGCAGCCACGGCGCGAACTACTACCGCGTTGAGGTCTTCGGCATCAACGGCTCCCTGGGCTACGACGTCTTCGGCTACACCCGCGAGCAGATCATCGCGAATGTGCTGGACCTGTTCGAACGCCACATGGAGTACCTGCATATGCAGCGTAACCAGCCAGGCGAGACCGATCTCTCGGCCTACAACACCGAGATCCCGGAGTGGCAGGAAGACTTCGGCGATCACCACGCCGACTAA